CCCATGGTCAAAAAGGAATTATTCTCGACAACTCGAATTACACCAGGATCAACGGTGTGACCGTATCGAATGTCGGTCAAGAAGGCATTCATGTCAGAGACGGAAGCTCCAATGTTACGATTGAGAACAGCACGATCAAGGATACTGGCGTGACAGGAACAGCGTATGATAAGGGCTTTGCTGAAGGTATATACATCGGCTCGGACCGTTCGGTATGGGATGTGAATTCACCTACAGGCTATAACCGCCAAGTGTACAACACGACGGTCAGGAATACGACGATTGGGCCGAACGTTGCAGCGGAGTCTATAGATCTCAAGGAAGGAACGATCGGTACGCTCATCGAAGGCAATACGTTCCTCGGAGCGGGAATATCCGGTGAGAACTTCGCGGACAGCTTCATCGATGTGAAGGGTGTTCAGGTGACGATGCGCAACAATGTTGGCTACCGTCAAAACAATTCGAACATCACCAAGGATATCGCCGAGGTGAACCGTACGAGCTCGAATCCATGGTGTCCTGCAGCAGAGACGTCGAACGGCAATCTGACGAATACAGCAGACGGCAATACGTATACGAACAATACGTTCCATGCCGGCAATCCGCCGGTGAATGACACACAGGCTCCGACAGCGCCGACTAGTCTCGCAGCTGCAGCAGCCTCGAGCACACAGATCAACTTGAGCTGGACGGCTTCCACCGATAATGTGGCTGTAGCAGGCTATCGAGTATATCGGGGCGGCACGCAGGTCGGGACAGCAAGCTCGACCTCCTATAGTGATACAGGGCTCACGGCATCAACAGCTTACAGCTATACCGTGAGAGCCTATGATGCGGTAGGGAATGTGTCGAGTGCCAGCAATACAGCAAGCGCGACGACAACGTCGAGCGGCGGTGGAGGCTCTACGGCTTCCTTGAAGCTGCAATATGAGGAGGGCGACGGGGGAGCGAGTGCGGATAACCGGATCAAGCCGTATTTCAAGATCATCAATACCGGGGCAACGGCCATTCCGCTAAGCGAGCTGAAGATTCGTTACTATTATAAGAAGGAAGCGAACGTCTCCCAGCAATTCAATGTGGATTATGCGCTAATGGGCAAGTCCAATGTGACCGGAGCGTTCCAGACGCTGAGCAGCCCTAAGCCTACAGCGGATACGTATCTAGAGGTCGGCTTCACCACGGGTGCAGGCAGCCTTGCTGCCGGGGGCGATACGGGCTCGATCAAGGTTCGGATGAATAACAGTGACTGGTCGAACTATAATGAAGCGAATGATTATTCCTACGACGCATCCCGAACGAGCTTGGCCGATTACAGCAAGATCACAATTCATCATAATGGTACGTTAGTGTGGGGTACAGCGCCTTAACGTTTTGGAAGATTGCTATCCTATCATTGATAGCGCTTATATGAAGCACATACATCGAGGAGGAATTAAATTGAAGTTAAAATCTTATTGGGTTGTTCTGTTTATGCTCGCATTGGTATTTAGTACGATTCAAGCTCCACAAGCTGCTCATGCTGCAACAAGAAATGTGTATGTGGATACTGTGACAGAAATCAAGGATGCTCTTAAGAACGCTTTGCCGGGAGATGTTATTTTAGTTGCGCCAGGCGAATATCATCTTACGACTACTACCACAGTAGGGGACAAGAAGGCTTATTACTATTCAACGAAAAGTGGAAATTCTACGGATAAGATTACAATCAAAAGTCAGTTTGCATCAAACCCTGCTACACTCAAGGGTGGTAATGTTGCAAGTGAAGGCTATACCCTGTATATCACAGGGAACTATTGGGTCATTCAAGATATCAAGATTAAAAATGGACAAAAGGGAATCATTCTAGATAATTCCAACAATACGCGCATTAACAAAGTAACTGTATCGGATGTAGGTCAAGAGGGCATCCACGTTCGTGACGGCAGTAAGAACACTATAATTGAAAACAGCACCATCAAAAATACGGGTGTAACCGGTACAGCTAATGACAAGGGTTTTGCTGAAGGAATCTACGTAGGATCCGATCGCTCTGTGTGGGATGTTAATTCCTCTACAGGCTACGATCGTAATGTTTCGAATACGAAGATCCGTAATAACACAATCGGACCTAACGTTGCAGCTGAATCTATCGATATTAAAGAAGGCGCTTCCGGCACGCTGGTAGAGGGCAATACATTCCTAGGGGCAGGGATATCAGGAGAAAACTACGCAGATAGCTTTATTGATGTTAAAGGCTATAACACAACGATTCGTAACAATGTATTCTACCGTCAAAATAACTCCAAGATTACAAAAGATATCGCTGAGGTTGATCGTACAAACAGCAGTAATCCATGGTGTCCTGCTAATGAAACCTCGAACAAGGATCTTGATGATACGTCGGATGGAAATACGTACACGAATAACACGTTCCATCAAGGAAATCCATAGATAAACGTTCAATCCCATGTTATGGTGATAGGCAGGGGCCTACACATGCATGGGTTTTTCCCTGTAATGAAAAATATATAGATAGGGTGTGGAGAGGATGATTTGCTTGACCCATTATGACCGCAGACTTCAAGAAATCAGGCTGAAGGTAGCGACGAAGGCCTTCGAGCTGCCGCTGCTGGAGAGCGGGCTCTGGTTTCATAGTGACATACGCGATAATTTCTATTATGCCTCATATTTATTCGTTGCCGCGGTAGATGAGACTCAGGCTGTGCCGTTCAATCGAAGCCACGCCTTGGAGAAGGCTTCTGCTGTGATGCTGGAGGTGCTCGAGCTGCAGGATCGGAATCCGGAGAGCACTACGTATGGAAGGTGGCCGTTGCGGCTCGCTCCATCGCCGCGAGAGGCCGCACCTCATGGACTGCCAATCGAGCTGATGGGGAGCTTGATGGCGTATTTTCACCAGACGTATCAGGACAAGCTGGGGGAGCTGCTCCTGCAGTCGTTCAAGCAAGCGCTGTACCATACGTATCAATGCGGCTTCTATCGCAAGAAGCTGCAGCAGGTCAATCATCACGAGGCGAAGTTTACAGCTGCGAAGCTCATCTTCGGTCAACTATTCGATGATCGTGAGCTTATGGAGGACGGTCAGCACAGCCTGCAGGCGACGCTGCAGCACGTGCGGACGAAGGGAATGGGGGAGTACGGCTGCTTGCCATGGTTCTGGCATTGGGTTCAAGCGTTCACCTGCGCGAGAGAGCTGGTCGCGGATCGTTCATTGAAGGAGGAGCTTGGCTGGATGCTCGATTATTTATGGGAAGAGCGTGCTAAGGTGTATCTCAAGGGAGCTTGGGTCGGGGCACATTCCCGGGGCTGGCCGCATGACCTGCCACGGGATGGGAATGTACTGCACGACTATGTGCAGTTCGGC
Above is a genomic segment from Paenibacillus sp. YYML68 containing:
- a CDS encoding cellulose binding domain-containing protein, translating into MTSIKKAWFTLLMITLVFSIVHAPGAAHAATNVYVDTTAKLQAALLNAQPGHTILVAPGTYELTTTTTVGTKEAYYYGTANGTSTNPITIKSQDPANPATLKGGNVASVGYTLYITGDYWVIQDLNVTHGQKGIILDNSNYTRINGVTVSNVGQEGIHVRDGSSNVTIENSTIKDTGVTGTAYDKGFAEGIYIGSDRSVWDVNSPTGYNRQVYNTTVRNTTIGPNVAAESIDLKEGTIGTLIEGNTFLGAGISGENFADSFIDVKGVQVTMRNNVGYRQNNSNITKDIAEVNRTSSNPWCPAAETSNGNLTNTADGNTYTNNTFHAGNPPVNDTQAPTAPTSLAAAAASSTQINLSWTASTDNVAVAGYRVYRGGTQVGTASSTSYSDTGLTASTAYSYTVRAYDAVGNVSSASNTASATTTSSGGGGSTASLKLQYEEGDGGASADNRIKPYFKIINTGATAIPLSELKIRYYYKKEANVSQQFNVDYALMGKSNVTGAFQTLSSPKPTADTYLEVGFTTGAGSLAAGGDTGSIKVRMNNSDWSNYNEANDYSYDASRTSLADYSKITIHHNGTLVWGTAP
- a CDS encoding right-handed parallel beta-helix repeat-containing protein, encoding MKLKSYWVVLFMLALVFSTIQAPQAAHAATRNVYVDTVTEIKDALKNALPGDVILVAPGEYHLTTTTTVGDKKAYYYSTKSGNSTDKITIKSQFASNPATLKGGNVASEGYTLYITGNYWVIQDIKIKNGQKGIILDNSNNTRINKVTVSDVGQEGIHVRDGSKNTIIENSTIKNTGVTGTANDKGFAEGIYVGSDRSVWDVNSSTGYDRNVSNTKIRNNTIGPNVAAESIDIKEGASGTLVEGNTFLGAGISGENYADSFIDVKGYNTTIRNNVFYRQNNSKITKDIAEVDRTNSSNPWCPANETSNKDLDDTSDGNTYTNNTFHQGNP